From the genome of Saccopteryx bilineata isolate mSacBil1 chromosome 6, mSacBil1_pri_phased_curated, whole genome shotgun sequence, one region includes:
- the LOC136308795 gene encoding eppin-like, translating into MVSSGLLRILVLSILLVNVQGLGLNDFLFPKRCPRIQEKCNYKERDQCKKNNQCPANMKCCAFNCGKKCLDLKKDLCSFPKDPGPCMASFRRWWYNKTNNTCSIFIFGGCQGNNNNFHSKAWCESTCSKNRF; encoded by the exons ATGGTGTCTTCTGGACTTTTGAGGATCCTGGTGTTATCCATCCTTCTAGTGAATGTACAAGGACTTGGTTTGAATGACTTCCTCTTTCCCA agagatgccccagaatCCAAGAGAAATGTAACTACAAAGAAAGGGATCAATGTAAGAAGAACAATCAATGTCCAGCCAACATGAAGTGCTGTGCCTTCAACTGCGGGAAAAAGTGTTTAGACCTCAAGAAAG ACCTATGCAGTTTTCCAAAAGATCCTGGACCCTGCATGGCTTCTTTTCGTCGTTGGTGGTATAACAAGACCAACAATACCTGTTCCATCTTCATCTTTGGCGGTTGCCAAGGAAACAATAACAACTTCCATTCCAAAGCCTGGTGTGAGAGTACATGCTCCAAAAATC GCTTCTAA